One genomic region from Rickettsiales bacterium encodes:
- a CDS encoding DUF484 family protein: protein MTKKEPELPLPSPPTEAEVRAWLLEHPDFLAENSDILTHLTPPEAQQGENVEDFQAHMLHRLQSRQRELKDDLEELIGVTRDNISTQAQVNLAITALVKAESLEQLLQTVTEELPTIFNVDTVRLAVETPLADQYETQFSEASYSGIGVLMPGGVDAAIGQDQNSFAILDTREIFPQGTKAVFEACEGLVRSCILLRMDLPHNQRQGVLGFGVRYAGRFHSGQSDELLQFLAKIVSLRLEPLFRREGLDEF, encoded by the coding sequence ATGACGAAGAAAGAACCTGAATTGCCCCTTCCCTCTCCGCCAACCGAGGCAGAAGTACGCGCATGGTTATTAGAACATCCGGATTTTTTAGCAGAGAATTCCGATATTCTCACACATCTCACACCGCCGGAAGCACAGCAGGGAGAGAATGTTGAGGATTTCCAGGCGCATATGTTGCATCGTCTGCAATCGCGTCAACGCGAGTTGAAGGATGATCTCGAAGAGCTGATTGGTGTTACCCGCGATAATATCAGCACTCAAGCACAGGTAAACTTGGCCATTACGGCATTGGTGAAAGCCGAATCATTAGAGCAGTTGCTGCAAACGGTGACAGAAGAACTTCCCACAATTTTCAATGTAGATACGGTGAGGCTTGCGGTTGAAACGCCCTTGGCGGATCAATATGAAACACAATTTTCGGAGGCGAGCTATAGCGGCATTGGGGTCTTAATGCCCGGCGGAGTCGATGCGGCTATTGGGCAAGATCAAAATAGTTTTGCCATTCTGGATACGCGCGAAATTTTTCCCCAAGGCACCAAAGCGGTGTTTGAGGCGTGCGAAGGCCTGGTTCGGTCCTGTATTCTATTGCGCATGGATTTACCGCATAACCAGCGTCAAGGCGTGCTTGGTTTTGGGGTGCGTTATGCGGGGCGTTTCCATTCGGGCCAGTCGGATGAGCTGTTACAATTTCTTGCAAAGATCGTCTCATTGCGCTTGGAGCCTCTATTTCGTCGTGAGGGATTAGATGAGTTTTAG